The DNA segment GGGTCAGCCCGCTGGCCTTAAATGTGGGGATAAGCATTTCGTCTGTTAGTTCCATATTTCTCCTTTTTTGACAGAAATATGGTTTTTCCAGAATTAGATTAAAATACGGGGTTTACCGAATGCTTACATCTGCATAACGGTAATATATTAATTAGTAATGACAGTGAGAAGAAGGATATAAGTGCTCTTATCGACATTGATAGAGCTTTTTTCGGAGATCCTGGATATGATTTTGGAACTTCAGAACTGATCACAGCTGAATTACTTAGTGGGTATGGAACACCTCTTTCTATGTCTCATGAAGATTTATATCGTCGGAAAATTTATAATACTATTCAGGATATGATCGATGCTGACGCGTGTTTAATACAGATAGGTTGTGTAAAGACATTTAATATTCTTGAAAATAGTGTTAAAAACCTTTCAGAATCGCTCTAAATATGGGAATTGATTTCAAAATTGGATGGCACTTTCTTTCTGATGATAGAACGCTGGGGCACGGTGATGGTCGAGAAGTCCGAGCCGGTGAAACACTATCAATTGAATGTAACCCGGAATTATGGAAATGTAGTCTTCATGCTTCCGAACATTTGATAGATGCTTTACGTTATGCATCTGGAAGTATTTGTTGCCGTGTAATTGTATAGGGTGACATCCAAATTGATTCGGATAAGTTTTGTGGTCGCAACCGTAAAACATTATGGATGATTTTATCGAATCAATTTTATGGAACTGGCTTTGTGATATTGCGATGATTTACGTCACAGCAGATCTAGAATCCGGAAAATCAATTCATCCAACTATTATAGAATGTATTGAGGCTAGAAAGAAATGGATTCTCGGTTATGGAATTGACTTCAAAACTATCTTATCAATGCAATCGAAGCTGCGCGATTAATGGGTACAAAAACTTCCTGGGCTGTTGCCAGGATTGCAAAATCGGGCCCGGCTTGGCTTCTAGGCAGAGAGTATGCACTATCCATACCTGTCTCTGATTTAGAGGAAAATATCAGAAATACAGCATCTCGTCAACTCCAAAGAGCAGTTTTGTTTTCAGCAAAGCATATGGCTAATTTGTAATTTGCAGAAAAATTTTACTTAACAAGTCTGTCTCCTTTTTACTAATTGTTGTGCCGTCGTACATTTTTATCCATTTAATCATCACCAAAGGTTCTAAAGAAATTTACCTATCTGATTCGTTAATATTTTGTCTTTGCCAAAAAATCTGTCATAGAAAAATAAAATGATCATAAAAACACACAAGACAATAAATCCGGGTAAACCTGTAATTCCCGAAGTTAAATCATTTCCACCCGATATTCCAATAATTGAAATTGCCACTGTAGCATTCATTGTTCCATGCAAAATTGCCGCAGCAATCACCGATTTTCCTTTTATGGTGATATACAGATGGAATGGTGTTATCAAAATACAGAACATCACCATCACTAAAACACCAATTTGTGGATGTTGAGGGTAATTATGCCCCATCAGAATCAAAGGTGTATGCCATATACCCCATATAGAACCGATAATCAGCGAAGCTTTTAAAAAAGACATATGCTGAAATTGCCTCAATAAAAAACCACGCCAGCCAAGTTCTTCGCCAAAGGCAAACAGTGCGTTTATGGTAATACCAGCAAATAGACCTTGAATCAATACGATCCAAAGGTAACTAATTGGTAAGGTTTGTAATGATAGTTTTGCTTTCTCAATTTCTTCAGGTGGCAGAATTACTGCCAGGCGTTCGAGCAAACCAGTCATTTCATGATTATAATTAATCCCTGGGAATAAAAGGCTAATTCCTAATGTAGCAAAAGATACCACTGGCATAAACAGCCAGGCCACTAAAAACCATCGGTTCAGTTTGAACGATAAAAGTAATCGGTTTTTGATTTTTTCTTTATGTACAATTTTTTCAACAATTAGCACACAGATGGTTGGGAAAAACATATATGCCGCACCCAAAAAGGTAAAACCAATGGTCCCGATACCTGTACCGCCCAATAATTCATAAATGCCAGCAACTGAAAAACTGATTGAAAAGACCAAGATTAGGAATAAGGTTGTTTTGTTTAATGCTTTCATAATCTGTAAAAATTATTACCTTTCATTAAATCATACTTTCTTTCACGACTTTACTTTGTATGCGTACCAACGTCCCGGCCAACGGCCGAAGATTTGCAACTATAATATCATAATATACCATATATCAACTT comes from the Fibrobacter sp. genome and includes:
- a CDS encoding CPBP family intramembrane metalloprotease, translated to MKALNKTTLFLILVFSISFSVAGIYELLGGTGIGTIGFTFLGAAYMFFPTICVLIVEKIVHKEKIKNRLLLSFKLNRWFLVAWLFMPVVSFATLGISLLFPGINYNHEMTGLLERLAVILPPEEIEKAKLSLQTLPISYLWIVLIQGLFAGITINALFAFGEELGWRGFLLRQFQHMSFLKASLIIGSIWGIWHTPLILMGHNYPQHPQIGVLVMVMFCILITPFHLYITIKGKSVIAAAILHGTMNATVAISIIGISGGNDLTSGITGLPGFIVLCVFMIILFFYDRFFGKDKILTNQIGKFL